In Apium graveolens cultivar Ventura chromosome 10, ASM990537v1, whole genome shotgun sequence, the following are encoded in one genomic region:
- the LOC141691815 gene encoding uncharacterized protein LOC141691815 gives MGGFGFGMRNRSGWDLLEFALAHELVIVNSCFKKRDDHLITFRSGGCNSQIDYLLMRKGNMDCKDCKVFPGEACTTQHRLLVMDICMRKIVVQDNREVTPNILWKNLKGDKVGIFKERIGLARDIFYDEDVNRMWNRLACTIRNVATNMLCVTSRKVQVQKEAWWWDQKVQERVKIKHDRFRELLCCQDDEKVDMRRILYKEARRMTKKTVAEEKSKSYEAILAKVRERRRRDLGFVKCIKDVNGHVLVKDKDIRNRWHNYFKELFNEERINVREIGADNESSLDFGVQPSMSTTEVKGALHMTWRGKTTGPDQISIEVWLCLGEEGEQWLTRLFDNILRTSDIPHEWRLSMVVSIYKNKGDAQDCSNYRAIKLLSHTMKLGERVIETRLRSKVEVLENQFGFMLGMSTLEAIHLLRQLMEKYHVHSKDLHLVFIDLEKTYDSVPREGYISTRSPQSALRVFDDIRKQELNPDKLPYNTIIFACVKMNDLKSALRIFQEMKDRSKKDDDLAPDVITYTTLLKVSSAITYFTR, from the exons ATGGGGGGTTTTGGTTTTGGGATGAGGAACAGGAGTGGGTGGGATCTTTTGGAGTTTGCATTGGCACATGAATTAGTGATTGTTAATTCTTGTTTTAAAAAAAGGGATGATCATCTGATTACTTTTAGGAGTGGAGGTTGTAACTCACAAATCGATTATCTTCTTATGAGAAAAGGCAACATGGATTGTAAAGATTGTAAAGTATTCCCGGGTGAGGCATGTACTACTCAACATCGTTTGTTGGTAATGGATATATGTATGAGGAAAATAGTAGTACAAGATAATAGAGAGGTGACACCGAacattttatggaaaaatttaaAGGGAGACAAAGTAGGTATTtttaaagaaagaattggtttgGCAAGAGACATATTTTATGATGAAGATGTTAATAGAATGTGGAATCGATTGGCCTGTACAATCAGAAATGTAGCTACAAATATGTTATGTGTTACCTCAAGAAAGGTTCAGGTGCAGAAGGAAGCTTGGTGGTGGGACCAGAAGGTGCAGGAGCGAGTAAAAATTAAACATGATCGTTTTAGGGAACTTTTGTGTTGCCAAGATGATGAAAAAGTTGATATGAGAAGAATTTTATATAAGGAAGCTAGACGTATGACTAAGAAGACAGTAGCAGAGGAAAAATCAAAGTCGTATGAGGCTAT ATTGGCAAAGGTTAGAGAAAGGAGGAGAAGAGATTTAGGTTTTGTTAAGTGTATAAAGGATGTTAATGGACACGTTCTAGTGAAGGATAAGGACATTCGGAATAGATGGCATAACTATTTTAAGGAGTTATTTAATGAAGAGAGAATCAATGTTAGGGAGATAGGAGCAGATAATGAGTCTAGCCTTGACTTTGGTGTTCAGCCTTCTATGAGCACAACCGAAGTTAAGGGAGCATTACATATGACGTGGAGAGGTAAAACTACGGGGCCGGATCAAATATCTATTGAGGTATGGTTGTGTTTGGGTGAAGAGGGAGAGCAATGGCTAACGAGGTTATTCGACAATATACTTCGGACTAGTGATATACCGCATGAATGGAGGCTTAGCATGGTAGTGTCGATCTATAAAAATAAGGGAGATGCACAGGACTGTAGCAATTATCGTGCTATTAAACTTTTAAGTCATACTATGAAATTAGGGGAAAGAGTGATTGAAACTAGGTTAAGAAGTAAGGTGGAAGTGTTAGAAAATCAATTTGGCTTTATGTTGGGCATGTCGACCTTGGAAGCAATTCACCTTCTTAGACAGTTGATGGAGAAATATCATGTACATAGTAAAGACTTACACTTGGTGTTCATAGATTTGGAGAAAACATATGATAGTGTTCCGCGTGAG GGATATATCAGCACGAGGTCTCCTCAGTCAGCACTACGCGTTTTTGATGATATACGGAAACAAGAGTTAAACCCGGACAAACTCCCATATAATACTATAATCTTTGCATGTGTAAAGATGAATGATCTAAAATCTGCATTGCGAATTTTCCAGGAAATGAAG GATAGGTCAAAGAAAGATGATGACCTGGCACCCGATGTTATTACGTATACGACGTTACTTAAAGTTAGTTCTGCAATTACATACTTCACACGATAA